The following coding sequences lie in one Bos indicus isolate NIAB-ARS_2022 breed Sahiwal x Tharparkar chromosome 12, NIAB-ARS_B.indTharparkar_mat_pri_1.0, whole genome shotgun sequence genomic window:
- the SAP18 gene encoding histone deacetylase complex subunit SAP18 → MLAAGVGGQSERLAGRRRKMAVESRVTQEEIKKEPEKPIDREKTCPLLLRVFTTNNGRHHRMDEFSRGNVPSSELQIYTWMDATLKELTSLVKEVYPEARKKGTHFNFAIVFTDLKRPGYRVKEIGSTMSGRKGTDDSMTLQSQKFQIGDYLDIAITPPNRAPPTSGRMRPY, encoded by the exons ATGCTCGCTGCCGGGGTCGGAGGTCAGAGCGAGCGTCTCGCGGGCCGGAGAAGGAAGATGGCGGTGGAGTCGCGCGTTACCCAGGAGGAAATTAAGAAGGAGCCGGAAAAGCCCATCGATCGGGAGAAG ACCTGCCCGCTGCTCCTGCGCGTCTTCACCACCAACAACGGCCGCCACCACCGCATGGACGAGTTCTCCCGCGGAAACGTGCCCTCCAGCGAGCTGCAGATCTACACTTG GATGGATGCAACCTTGAAAGAATTGACTAGTTTAGTAAAAGAAGTCTACCCAGAAGCCAGAAAAAAAGGCACACACTTCAATTTTGCAATTGTTTTTACGGATCTTAAAAGGCCTGGCTATCG AGTAAAGGAGATTGGCAGCACCATGTCTGGGAGAAAGGGGACTGATGACTCCATGACCCTGCAGTCGCAGAAGTTCCAAATAGGAGACTATCTGGACATAGCGATCACCCCTCCAAATCGGGCACCACCTACTTCAGGGCGCATGAGACCGTATTGA